In Candidatus Binatus sp., a single window of DNA contains:
- a CDS encoding enoyl-CoA hydratase/isomerase family protein, with protein MSLTQFVPTPKFEDYKERFKEHFKLERRADGVILAQAHTIGGSIQLSVENHRALGQLFKTIGADPENELLILTGSGKDFMMSIDPEGFALEKENLQHWAYEYAYKDGRTNVSSLINDLEIPTIGVLNGSGGRAEICLMCDITICAEDAIIFDPHFNMGSVPGDGIHSCFQELLGVKRAAYVLLTGQPIDAKQALEYGMVNEVLPRGQLLTRAWKLADHIMSQPRVTRRLTTQIIRRPWKRRITDDLDSGFGIQMFCHLAKNEAIHDNARAASAAASAKKVFD; from the coding sequence ATGTCCCTGACCCAATTTGTCCCGACACCGAAGTTCGAGGACTACAAGGAACGGTTCAAGGAACATTTCAAGCTGGAGCGTCGTGCTGATGGTGTTATTCTGGCCCAAGCCCATACAATCGGCGGCTCAATTCAATTGAGCGTAGAAAATCATCGTGCTCTAGGCCAGCTATTCAAGACCATTGGTGCTGATCCTGAAAACGAACTGCTGATTCTGACAGGCTCGGGTAAGGACTTCATGATGTCAATTGATCCGGAAGGCTTCGCCCTTGAGAAGGAGAACCTACAGCATTGGGCTTACGAGTACGCCTATAAGGATGGACGGACCAATGTTAGCTCGCTGATCAATGACCTCGAAATCCCGACCATCGGCGTTCTCAATGGCTCAGGAGGCCGCGCCGAGATTTGTCTGATGTGCGACATCACAATATGCGCTGAAGACGCCATTATTTTCGATCCTCACTTCAATATGGGATCAGTTCCCGGAGATGGGATCCACAGTTGTTTTCAAGAACTGCTGGGCGTCAAGCGGGCCGCATATGTTTTGCTCACCGGGCAACCCATCGACGCCAAACAGGCTCTCGAATATGGAATGGTAAACGAGGTTCTGCCCAGAGGTCAGCTTCTCACCAGAGCATGGAAGCTTGCCGACCACATCATGAGCCAACCGCGGGTGACGCGACGTCTGACGACGCAGATCATCCGACGTCCTTGGAAGCGGCGCATTACCGACGATCTGGATAGCGGCTTCGGCATTCAGATGTTTTGTCATCTGGCCAAGAATGAGGCCATTCACGACAATGCTCGGGCCGCATCAGCCGCCGCCTCCGCCAAGAAGGTCTTCGACTGA